A region of Deltaproteobacteria bacterium DNA encodes the following proteins:
- a CDS encoding NAD(+)/NADH kinase, translating to MGGWKRIALTVKAGRAPDPTGVGALVARIVALLRSNGVEVALDDAAASHAGAARGRKLEQIVDGADLLVVLGGDGSVLAGVRAVGARSIPVLAVNLGRLGFLTAVNPDEAEAALVALLRGEHQIVERMRFEVTHIRDGRPLLRELVLNDAVITKGSALARLIELEAHVDGRLVSSYRSDGLIVATPTGSTAYNLSAGGPIVDPRVAAAVLNPICPHTLSLRPLVLPDDREILVRLRSPEDATLTLDGQVGATLQSGDEVRVVKAREPARFVATPPHDHFEMLRTKLGWGAS from the coding sequence ATGGGGGGCTGGAAGCGAATCGCGCTCACCGTGAAGGCTGGCCGGGCGCCTGACCCGACCGGAGTCGGCGCGCTCGTGGCGCGAATCGTCGCGCTGCTCCGCTCGAATGGCGTCGAGGTCGCGCTCGACGACGCCGCTGCGAGTCACGCGGGCGCGGCCCGTGGACGCAAGCTCGAGCAGATCGTCGACGGCGCGGACCTGCTCGTCGTGCTCGGCGGCGATGGCTCGGTGCTCGCCGGCGTGCGCGCGGTGGGCGCGCGATCGATTCCGGTCCTCGCGGTGAACCTGGGCCGACTCGGCTTCCTCACCGCGGTGAATCCCGACGAGGCCGAGGCCGCGCTGGTCGCGCTGCTTCGCGGCGAACACCAGATCGTCGAGCGCATGCGCTTCGAGGTGACACACATTCGCGACGGTCGGCCGCTGCTTCGCGAGCTGGTGCTGAACGACGCGGTGATCACGAAGGGCTCCGCGCTGGCCAGGCTGATCGAGCTCGAGGCTCACGTCGACGGCCGGCTCGTGTCGAGCTACCGCTCCGACGGGCTGATCGTCGCCACGCCGACCGGCTCGACCGCGTACAACCTCTCGGCCGGCGGCCCGATCGTCGATCCGCGCGTGGCGGCTGCGGTCCTGAATCCGATCTGCCCGCACACCCTGAGCCTGAGGCCGCTGGTTCTGCCCGACGATCGCGAGATCCTGGTGCGACTGAGGTCGCCCGAAGACGCGACGCTCACGCTCGACGGCCAGGTCGGAGCCACGCTGCAATCCGGCGACGAGGTGCGCGTGGTGAAGGCGCGCGAGCCGGCGCGTTTCGTCGCCACGCCACCTCACGACCACTTCGAGATGCTGCGCACGAAGCTCGGCTGGGGCGCTTCTTGA